The Salvelinus sp. IW2-2015 linkage group LG15, ASM291031v2, whole genome shotgun sequence genome includes a region encoding these proteins:
- the tcima gene encoding transcriptional and immune response regulator — MTSYIVSSDSRRVSPSVHGNKFDTAYRKKAVPNIFENVNQDAVMRLFEKTGDKKAEERVRSIFSFTQDPAETAKALMALKQRKKDKFFQIVGLVRHMLKLR, encoded by the coding sequence ATGACTAGCTACATTGTATCCTCCGACTCTCGCCGTGTCAGCCCATCGGTCCACGGGAACAAATTCGACACTGCCTACCGCAAGAAGGCCGTGCCCAACATATTCGAGAACGTCAACCAGGACGCGGTGATGAGGCTGTTCGAGAAAACCGGGGACAAGAAAgcggaggagagggtgaggagcaTCTTCTCCTTCACGCAGGACCCAGCGGAGACGGCCAAAGCTCTGATGGCGCTCAAGCAGCGAAAGAAGGACAAGTTCTTCCAGATCGTTGGCCTGGTTCGCCACATGCTGAAACTGCGTTGA